The genomic region GATTTTAATCTTTATTATAATTTTAGGAGCATTAGCTATACCACAATTTGACTTGAAATATTTTTCTCCCCTTTTTACGGAAGATATAAGTTCGATTATGAAGGCAGTTGTTCCAATTGCTTCTTTTCCTTATTTACAAGCAGTATTACTTGTATTTTTTATGGTTTTAATAAATAAAAAAACAGAAGGAAACACCTATAAGCTAAATATATTGGGGTTGGTACTAGGAGGAATAATTTTAATAAGTAGATCGATTTATAAAATCGGTATTTTTGGAGTAAGAGAAGCTACTAAATTAACCTTTCCCTTTTATAGTATTAGTAGACAAATAGAAGTAGGAAGTTTTCTGCAAAGAACTGAAATTTTATTTTTAGGAGTTTGGTGTTTTGCTATTTTTATTAAATTAGCAGTATGTCTTTATGTCTGTGCTAAATGTATGCAAGGGATTTTTAAACTAGAAGATTATAAGATTTTAGCTTTACCGATTACACTTTTAGCGGTTCCGTTTTCTCTTAATTTATTTAACAACTTTCAGGGAGTTCAA from Desulfonispora thiosulfatigenes DSM 11270 harbors:
- a CDS encoding GerAB/ArcD/ProY family transporter — its product is MKEKISIIQFNMVTFGFIVGNSIIYSFGLNYAQRETWIADLIGLLIGVGVIFMITYIVNKYPLGSFDLILEHLFGSVLAKVFLFIIFMYAFFTAAMILSHVDVFMNNTIMPETPGWVFNLSLGVVTAIIIRYGVETVSRCSELFGPMILIFIIILGALAIPQFDLKYFSPLFTEDISSIMKAVVPIASFPYLQAVLLVFFMVLINKKTEGNTYKLNILGLVLGGIILISRSIYKIGIFGVREATKLTFPFYSISRQIEVGSFLQRTEILFLGVWCFAIFIKLAVCLYVCAKCMQGIFKLEDYKILALPITLLAVPFSLNLFNNFQGVQLFLNVTLIFINIILIVIPFSIIFGFSLFKKKVSA